In a single window of the Porites lutea chromosome 14, jaPorLute2.1, whole genome shotgun sequence genome:
- the LOC140924361 gene encoding uncharacterized protein, which produces MATKSRTYGRGILRFNSWETCRRPGQLHNSHGARKCEESASGMPRVENGSQNHEQNGSVKSTNLNETTGSSEKNTVAPGVPTVPKQTDDKPVRLLAKYSYKGNPDRPGGFDELTVTQGEKLEFCRAHPKNPHWWEAKNTNGNVGFIPATYMMVLEDKILALPWLEDKKQQMTEKEEEKNKTVGMFGQPPIKPYVSAYRNNATKDNASENFFCDVCSKKLNGPIPYQMHLNSKAHKEEVALREEFGY; this is translated from the exons ATGGCCACAAAAAGTAGAACGTATGGAAGGGGAATTCTGCGCTTTAATTCGTGGGAAACATGCAGACGTCCAGGACAGCTACACAACTCGCATGGTGCTCGTAAATGCGAAGAATCAGCTTCAGGCATGCCGCGTGTTGAAAATGGCAGTCAAAACCACGAGCAGAACGGCAGCGTAAAGTCAACGAACCTGAATGAAACAACGGGATCTTCGGAGAAGAATACCGTGG cacCTGGAGTACCAACTGTGCCAAAACAGACCGATGATAAACCTGTTAGACTTTTGGCCAAGTACAGTTATAAAGGAAACCCAGACAGACCAGGTGGATTTGATGAGTTAACAGTTACACAAGGAGAGAAGCTAGAATTTTGTAGAGCTCACCCTAAAAACCCACATTGGTGGGAAGCAAAAAATACAAATGGCAACGTAGGATTTATACCTGCTACCTATATGATG GTCCTTGAAGACAAAATTTTGGCTTTGCCTTGGCTTgaagacaaaaaacaacaaatgactgaaaaggaagaagagaaaaataaaactgtaGGAATGTTTGGTCAACCTCCGATCAAGCCTTATGTCTCAG CGTACAGAAACAACGCAACAAAAGACAATGCAAGCGAAAACTTCTTCTGTGATGTTTGCAGCAAGAAGCTGAACGGACCTATTCCTTATCAAATGCATTTAAACAGCAAAGCACATAAGGAGGAAGTTGCACTGAGAGAAGAGTTCGGCTACTGA
- the LOC140924360 gene encoding protein O-linked-mannose beta-1,2-N-acetylglucosaminyltransferase 1-like codes for MSSTTWKPNPNAKPFTPASAFFSVPIPCKKTPIRIRKKGIFSRIIQWILVVVLCVTVIINLIFIWDTTRKYRTEKNSVQTAPGKMNELNLRENPGPQVEGRRITIEVQSSKDVASVTVDGTKVLEGIDEQARGVNVAVLNQMTGAVMATRAFDTFASKEDSDALVLFINMVSDGRILCFAIRDEGTYQLKKTARNLMSTLGSENFKNINFRDTWAFVVQKRGPVSAEGHRKAPNFDSWGDPLTIQALVTLQSEDAGSCSWEESDATRRRKEFCEKFEGYGSVCSCSNPAPLDIKTDPLPNGEKITLPVAIIASNRPNYLYRMLRSVLAAQGADPSKITVFIDGYFEEPLAVARLFGIRGIQHTPISSKNARISQHYKASLTTTFNLYPDAKFMIILEEDLDVSPDIFWYFYQLLPVLEEDQSLYCVSAWNDQGYEHTVGDPAMLYRIETMPGLGWILKRKMYKEELEPKWPTPDKFWDWDMWMRLPENRLDRECIIPDISRTYHFGSKGLNMHPYFQEMYFKKHALNTELNVRFDVEKVKKDNYEKEIERLLSSSKTLDHSKNLCDNEDFVPGEKGQNFVFYIKMEHPTDWVTWKAIAKCLKIWDLDVRGFHKSMWRLWIKGSHVLIVGCPASPYCNHKPAEVTPIFIPKKENEQS; via the exons ATGAGTTCGACTACGTGGAAACCAAATCCGAACGCGAAGCCTTTCACACCGGCGTCCGCGTTTTTCAGCGTTCCCATTCCATGCAAGAAGACTCCTATTCGCATACGAAAGAAAGGGATATTTAGTAGAATCATTCAATGGATTTTAGTTGTGGTTCTTTGCGTGACAGTGATCATAAATTTGATATTTATTTGGGATACTACGAGGAAATATAGAACTGAGAAAAATTCTGTCCAAACAGCCCCGGGGAAAATGAATGAGTTAAACCTCAGAGAAAATCCAG GTCCTCAAGTTGAGGGTCGTAGGATTACCATTGAAGTTCAATCTAGTAAGGATGTTGCCTCGGTCACAGTTGATGGAACAAAG gTGTTGGAAGGCATAGATGAGCAAGCAAGGGGTGTGAATGTCGCAGTACTCAACCAAATGACAGGTGCTGTTATGGCAACAAGAGCGTTTGACACCTTTGCTAGCAAAGAGGATTCTGATGCTTTAGTCCTATTTATCAATATGGTTTCTGATGGAAGAATTTTATGTTTTGCAATACGG GATGAAGGAACCTACCAGCTAAAGAAGACAGCACGAAATCTTATGAGCACACTTGGTAGTGAAAACTTTAAGAACATCAATTTTAGAGATACATGGGCCTTTGTGGTGCAGAAGCGAGGGCCTGTCAGTGCAGAGGGCCACAGAAAGGCACCCAATTTTGACTCTTGGGGAGATCCCCTAACTATCCAGGCCCTAGTAACATTACAATCAGAGGATGCTGGGTCTTGTTCGTGGGAGGAAAGTGATGCAACAAGAAGAAGGAAAGAGTTTTGTGAGAAGTTCGAAGGCTATGGAAGTGTTTGCAGTT GTTCAAACCCAGCACCACTGGATATCAAAACAGACCCCTTGCCAAATGGTGAAAAAATCACACTCCCAGTGGCCATTATTGCCAGCAACAGGCCGAACTATTTGTATCGCATGCTTCGCTCTGTTCTGGCAGCACAGGGTGCCGACCCAAGTAAAATAACCGTGTTTATTGATGGATATTTTGAAGAGCCTTTGGCTGTTGCTCGATTGTTCGGCATCAGGGGAATTCAACACACTCCTATTAGCAGCAAGAATGCCAGAATCTCACAG CATTACAAGGCGAGCTTAACTACAACATTCAACCTGtatccagatgcaaaattcATGATCATATTGGAGGAAGATTTGGATGTTTCACCAGATATATTCTGGTATTTCTACCAGTTGTTGCCAGTTCTTGAAGAGGATCAAAGTCTATATTGTGTCTCAGCGTGGAATGACCAG GGTTATGAACACACAGTCGGTGACCCGGCCATGCTGTATCGAATAGAAACCATGCCTGGACTTGGTTG GATCCTCAAACGAAAGATGTACAAAGAGGAACTTGAACCAAAATGGCCGACCCCGGACAAGTTCTGGGACTGGGATATGTGGATGCGGCTTCCGGAAAACAGACTAGACAGGGAGTGTATAATACCCGATATCTCCCGGACGTATCACTTCGGGTCAAAAGGACTTAATATGCATCCATATTTCCAAGAAATGTATTTCAAGAAGCATGCGCTCAACACAGAGCTCAACGTTCGTTTTGACGTGGAAAAAGTCAAGAAGGATAACTATGAGAAAGAAATTGAGCGTCTGTTGAG CTCCTCGAAAACTTTGGACCATTCCAAAAATCTCTGTGATAACGAGGACTTTGTTCCTGGCGAAAAGGGACAAAACTTTGTATTTTACATCAAAATGGAGCATCCAACAGACTGGGTTACGTGGAAGGCAATTGCTAAATGTCTTAAGATTTGGGATTTAGATGTACGAGGATTTCACAAGAGTATGTGGCGGCTTTGGATTAAAGGAAGTCATGTTCTCATTGTAGGTTGCCCAGCTTCTCCATATTGTAATCATAAACCCGCCGAAGTGACACCTATTTTTATCCCAAAGAAGGAAAATGAGCAGTCATGA
- the LOC140924731 gene encoding suppressor of cytokine signaling 3-like: protein MSAGIKTVSLDPVIKKLEESGFYWGAISAVKAKSLLREKPVGQFLVRDSSDSRHLFTITLVTATGITNVRINFAEGLFSLDRNDTFMEPRNEEVKNYSPPKFDCVVKMVFYYMLVSRGILQTKEKVTKTLGNRGTPLFILWSPLYKEVSSLQHLCRRALNRQILATGETDVKQTWIPHPVKSYLSQYPYPM from the coding sequence ATGAGCGCTGGAATTAAAACAGTTTCCCTGGATCCAGTGATTAAAAAATTGGAGGAGAGCGGATTTTACTGGGGAGCAATATCTGCAGTCAAAGCAAAATCTTTATTACGCGAGAAACCCGTCGGACAATTTCTGGTTCGCGACAGTTCGGACTCAAGGCATCTTTTCACTATAACACTAGTCACAGCCACCGGAATAACAAACGTACGGATAAATTTCGCTGAGGGCTTATTTTCTTTGGACAGAAATGATACATTTATGGAACCGAGAAACGAAGAAGTCAAGAATTATTCTCCACCAAAATTTGACTGTGTTGTCAAGATGGTATTTTACTATATGTTGGTCTCAAGAGGGATTTTACAGACTAAGGAGAAAGTAACCAAAACTTTGGGCAATAGAGGAACTCCACTATTTATCCTATGGAGCCCATTATATAAGGAAGTTTCTAGTTTGCAACATCTTTGTCGCAGGGCTTTAAATCGTCAAATTCTCGCCACCGGTGAAACTGATGTAAAACAAACGTGGATTCCTCACCCGGTGAAGTCATATTTATCACAATATCCCTACCCTATGTGA